In Marinobacter sp. LQ44, the following are encoded in one genomic region:
- a CDS encoding EAL domain-containing protein: MSHSLTDILPAPELDLLSPMLTQQGDTWTAEFRGLKLRTALQPIYSISHKRTVGYEALIRAFDNDNAAVLPNHLFELPDTEAENLLLDRLCRYLHIRNYSGIKDQLNWLFLNVSPRVVTSGSQSDSFFGSLLKKTGLPPHRIVMEIVEQPTDDAERLKDTVAYYRKLGCLTAIDDFGAGHSNFERIWNLSPDIVKLDRTLLTRATDDHRARQILNGMVSLLHQSGCLVLLEGVETRDQAMIAIDAGVDFVQGFYFRRPCLELGELPHTPADLEELLQEYKKRKQITQDPTQQLVNYFNGPFRRAIERLQDGSLMSQACFELLNHPAVSRCYLADDKGIQIEDTLVSDSAIEKRDPRFRPLENTTSADWFRKQYLRQALAQPENLHVTTPYLCVTGAYMCVTLSLAYQHKGRLQVLCCDILANPHQTL, from the coding sequence ATGTCCCATAGCCTTACCGATATCCTGCCAGCGCCAGAACTGGACCTGCTCTCCCCCATGCTCACCCAGCAAGGAGATACCTGGACAGCCGAGTTCAGAGGGCTGAAGCTCAGAACCGCCCTGCAACCGATCTACAGCATCTCCCACAAACGGACCGTTGGTTATGAGGCCTTGATCCGGGCATTCGACAATGACAACGCCGCTGTACTACCCAATCACCTATTTGAACTTCCGGACACCGAAGCAGAAAATTTGTTGCTTGACCGGCTGTGTCGATACCTGCACATCCGTAACTACAGCGGCATAAAAGATCAACTGAACTGGCTGTTCCTGAACGTATCGCCCCGGGTGGTGACCAGTGGCAGCCAGTCTGATTCATTCTTTGGGTCACTTTTGAAGAAAACCGGGCTACCACCCCATCGAATTGTGATGGAGATTGTTGAGCAGCCCACAGACGATGCTGAAAGACTGAAAGATACCGTCGCCTACTACCGGAAACTTGGCTGCCTCACCGCCATTGATGATTTTGGCGCCGGCCACTCGAATTTCGAGCGAATCTGGAACCTGTCGCCGGATATCGTCAAACTGGATCGTACACTGCTCACTCGCGCCACTGACGATCACCGGGCAAGGCAGATTCTGAATGGCATGGTGTCACTGCTTCACCAGTCGGGATGCCTGGTACTACTGGAAGGCGTGGAAACCCGTGATCAGGCCATGATAGCCATCGATGCTGGCGTGGACTTTGTACAGGGATTCTATTTCCGGCGCCCTTGCCTTGAGCTCGGGGAACTGCCCCACACGCCGGCAGACCTCGAAGAATTACTTCAGGAATACAAGAAGCGCAAACAGATCACCCAGGACCCCACGCAGCAACTGGTCAACTATTTCAACGGGCCGTTCCGGCGGGCCATTGAACGACTGCAGGACGGTAGCCTGATGTCACAGGCCTGCTTTGAACTTCTGAACCACCCCGCCGTATCCCGCTGCTATCTGGCGGATGACAAGGGCATCCAGATTGAAGACACCCTGGTCTCCGATTCCGCCATTGAGAAGCGGGACCCCCGTTTCCGGCCGCTGGAGAACACCACCAGCGCCGACTGGTTCCGCAAGCAGTACCTGCGCCAGGCACTGGCTCAGCCTGAGAACCTGCACGTTACGACGCCCTACCTGTGCGTAACCGGCGCCTACATGTGCGTCACTCTGTCACTGGCCTACCAGCATAAGGGCCGTCTGCA
- a CDS encoding cytochrome b, whose product MKLRNTNTAYGLIAVSLHWLVAQAVIGLFGLGWWMVDLSYYDPWYRQGPHIHRSIGILLFIVVVARLLWRFVTPPPEPLPEHQRWEVIAAHGAHGLLYLLLFLAMISGYLITTADGSSISVFGWFEVPSVTGRIKGMEDTAGAVHYWSTWALVGLAGLHALAALKHHFIDRDATLIRMLGRS is encoded by the coding sequence ATGAAATTACGAAATACCAACACAGCCTACGGTCTGATCGCCGTCAGTTTGCACTGGCTGGTGGCGCAGGCGGTCATCGGCCTGTTCGGGCTCGGCTGGTGGATGGTGGATCTGTCTTATTACGACCCCTGGTATCGACAGGGGCCACACATTCACCGGAGCATTGGCATCCTGCTGTTCATAGTGGTAGTTGCGAGGTTGTTGTGGCGATTTGTGACTCCGCCTCCCGAGCCACTACCTGAACACCAACGGTGGGAAGTGATTGCCGCCCATGGGGCCCATGGATTGCTCTATCTGCTGCTGTTCTTAGCGATGATCAGTGGATACCTGATCACCACGGCCGATGGCTCGTCCATCAGCGTGTTTGGCTGGTTTGAGGTGCCTTCAGTCACCGGCCGGATAAAGGGGATGGAGGACACCGCGGGTGCGGTCCATTACTGGAGCACCTGGGCACTGGTCGGGCTGGCCGGGCTGCATGCCCTGGCGGCCTTGAAACACCACTTTATTGATCGGGATGCCACGCTCATCCGCATGCTTGGCCGCAGTTGA